A genomic window from Gossypium hirsutum isolate 1008001.06 chromosome D12, Gossypium_hirsutum_v2.1, whole genome shotgun sequence includes:
- the LOC107945529 gene encoding uncharacterized protein — MSGDNFTDGIPKVRPVLGDISNRSVKRGFSSISEKLGFDSQEEADSQFAKQVRIGVETFIKEKSQKPEFEPNPNFLPTCCGDIDILKEDLVSVNDKFGEAKEGFELSDSDDTLEEGQGVAEVGCTLNENCRNEGEDLGFGRLASSEGGCIEWSRLPKSSSQSSRSFELERCLGLKNGGVNLNADSILKACSCSFCLKAAYIWSDLHYQDIKGRIAVLKKSQKEARILVQKSGRGKQTDMNSQGNANKSSKLESDLTSQWRSLFLNMEDIFVHEGNQLQASYTELKDLREDCKMDLERITGMPSEK; from the exons ATGAGCGGAGACAATTTTACGGACGGGATACCCAAAGTCCGTCCGGTTTTGGGTGACATTTCAAATCGATCAGTTAAAAGAGGGTTTTCGTCGATTTCGGAAAAGTTAGGGTTTGATTCTCAAGAAGAAGCAGATTCGCAATTTGCAAAGCAAGTTCGTATAGGTGTAGAAACATTTATCAAAGAGAAATCTCAAAAACCCGAATTTGaaccaaaccctaattttttGCCTACTTGTTGTGGTGACATTGACATATTAAAAGAGGATTTAGTGTCGGTCAATGACAAATTTGGTGAGGCTAAAGAAGGGTTTGAATTGTCTGATAGTGATGATACGTTGGAAGAAGGTCAAGGTGTTGCGGAAGTAGGGTGTACATTGAATGAGAATTGTAGGAATGAGGGTGAGGATTTGGGCTTCGGTAGACTGGCATCGAGTGAAGGTGGGTGTATTGAGTGGTCGAGGTTGCCGAAGTCGTCCTCGCAGAGTTCTAGATCATTTGAGTTGGAGAGGTGTCTGGGACTCAAGAATGGTGGTGTGAATTTGAATGCCGATAGCATCCTCAAAGCTTGCTCTTGTTCTTTTTGCTTGAAAG CTGCTTACATTTGGTCGGACCTTCATTATCAGGATATCAAGGGTCGAATAGCTG TTTTGAAGAAAAGTCAGAAAGAAGCAAGAATTTTAGTTCAGAAAAGTGGCAGGGGGAAACAGACTGACATGAATAGCCAGGGAAATGCCAATAAATCTTCAAAATTAGAATCCGACCTCACTAGTCAGTGGAGATCACTCTTTCTTAACATGGAGGATATATTTGTCCATGAAGGCAACCAGCTT CAAGCCAGTTACACTGAACTAAAAGATTTGAGGGAGGATTGTAAGATGGATCTGGAGCGAATAACAGGGATGCCTTCAGAGAAATAG